Proteins co-encoded in one Ralstonia sp. RRA genomic window:
- the hfq gene encoding RNA chaperone Hfq produces MSNKGQLLQDPFLNALRKEHVPVSIYLVNGIKLQGNIESFDQYVVLLRNTVTQMVYKHAISTVVPARAVNFRVDEASDA; encoded by the coding sequence ATGAGCAACAAAGGGCAATTGCTACAAGACCCGTTTCTGAATGCGCTGCGTAAGGAGCATGTGCCGGTGTCGATCTACCTCGTCAACGGCATCAAGCTGCAAGGCAATATCGAGTCGTTCGACCAGTACGTCGTGCTCCTGCGCAACACCGTGACGCAGATGGTGTACAAGCACGCAATCTCCACCGTGGTGCCGGCCCGTGCCGTGAATTTCCGCGTGGACGAAGCGTCCGACGCCTGA
- the hflX gene encoding GTPase HflX encodes MASHPTSNSEPTRAILVAVDFGKHDFQESLSELALLASTAGSEPVRAVTGKRSRPDASLFIGSGKAEEVKIAADEEDAEIVIFNHALSPAQQRNLERFFGRHVVDRTGLILDIFSQRAQSHVGKVQVELARVRYQAARLVRAWSHLERQKGGVGLRGGPGERQLELDRRMLDERAKRLSSELDKLQRQHDTQRRSRSRNDAFSVSLVGYTNAGKSTLFNSLTKARTYAANQLFATLDTTSRRLYLEGLGNVVLSDTVGFIRDLPTQLVAAFRATLEETVHADVLLHVVDAASTVKHEQMEQVDRVLDEIDASGIPQILVMNKIDAAEELRAQGPRIERDENGAVRRVFVSAIEGAGLDLLREALVETAIRLRENPASHSGDFDPRFDTRRDHLPAQRDELSQNLLGGGSSDEGDEEG; translated from the coding sequence TTGGCATCCCATCCCACCTCCAACTCGGAGCCGACGCGCGCTATTTTGGTTGCGGTCGATTTCGGCAAACACGATTTTCAGGAAAGCCTGAGTGAACTGGCGTTGCTGGCCTCCACGGCTGGCTCTGAACCTGTGCGTGCGGTCACGGGCAAACGTTCCCGGCCGGACGCATCGCTGTTCATCGGCTCGGGCAAGGCGGAGGAAGTGAAGATCGCCGCGGATGAGGAAGACGCCGAGATCGTCATCTTCAACCACGCGCTGAGCCCCGCGCAGCAACGTAACCTCGAGCGCTTTTTCGGCCGCCACGTGGTGGACCGGACAGGCCTCATCCTCGACATCTTCAGCCAGCGTGCGCAGAGCCACGTCGGCAAAGTGCAGGTGGAGCTCGCGCGCGTGCGCTACCAGGCGGCACGTCTGGTACGGGCGTGGAGCCACTTGGAGCGTCAGAAGGGCGGTGTTGGCCTGCGTGGCGGCCCCGGTGAGCGCCAGCTCGAACTGGACCGCCGGATGCTAGACGAACGTGCCAAGCGCCTGTCGTCCGAGTTGGACAAGCTGCAGCGCCAGCACGACACGCAACGCCGTTCGCGTAGCCGCAACGATGCATTTTCCGTCTCACTGGTCGGTTATACCAACGCCGGCAAGTCGACGCTGTTCAACTCGCTGACCAAGGCGCGCACCTACGCGGCCAACCAGTTGTTCGCCACGTTGGATACGACTTCCCGCCGTCTGTACTTGGAAGGTTTGGGCAACGTCGTGCTGTCCGATACGGTCGGTTTTATCCGTGATCTGCCGACGCAGCTGGTGGCGGCCTTCCGCGCCACGCTGGAAGAAACCGTGCACGCCGACGTGCTGCTGCACGTGGTGGACGCCGCCAGCACGGTCAAGCACGAGCAGATGGAGCAGGTGGACCGCGTGCTCGATGAGATCGACGCCAGCGGCATTCCGCAGATTCTGGTGATGAACAAAATCGACGCGGCCGAGGAGTTGCGTGCCCAGGGTCCGCGTATCGAACGCGACGAGAACGGTGCCGTACGGCGCGTGTTTGTGTCCGCCATCGAGGGCGCCGGGCTGGATCTGCTGCGTGAAGCGCTGGTGGAAACGGCAATTCGCCTGCGCGAGAACCCGGCGTCGCATAGTGGTGACTTCGATCCGCGCTTCGATACCCGTCGGGATCACCTCCCTGCGCAACGTGACGAACTGTCGCAGAACTTGCTTGGTGGCGGCTCTTCCGACGAAGGTGACGAAGAGGGCTGA
- the hflK gene encoding FtsH protease activity modulator HflK: MPEISPQSSSMASPRPARGMWHRLRVLLSLNDPRWGRGDDNAERENKDEPKRQSKPPQDGPPDLDELWRDFNRRLNNLFGRKEGGDGGSGGPTPLRPNGGRAGSGLGVGVLLAVLVGLWLASGFFIIQEGQTGVILQFGRFKYLATPGINWRLPYPIQSHEIVNLSGVRTLEIGRTTQIKDTNLKDSSMLTQDENIVDVRFSVQYNIEDPVKYLFFNRTDRGGDEELVTQAAETSVREIVGRNKMDSVLYEGRDAVGRNLAESIQRILAAYNTGIRILSVNVQSVQPPEQVQAAFDDVTKAGQDRERAISEGQAYANDVVPRAKGTAARLVEEAQGYKARVTARAEGDAARFASVQREYAKAPQVTRDRIYLETMQDIYANANKVLVDQNGNGSLLYLPLDKLIAQTQGDASRSAPAPGASPQDSGSAQGVPTPSNPSSMSDADSRSREALRNRDRDSR; this comes from the coding sequence ATGCCCGAGATTTCGCCCCAGTCTTCTTCCATGGCCTCGCCACGTCCGGCGCGGGGTATGTGGCACCGCTTGCGCGTGCTGCTTTCACTGAACGATCCGCGCTGGGGTCGCGGCGATGACAACGCCGAGCGCGAAAACAAAGATGAGCCGAAGCGCCAAAGCAAGCCGCCCCAGGATGGTCCGCCCGACCTCGACGAGTTGTGGCGCGACTTCAACCGCCGTCTGAACAACCTGTTCGGTCGCAAGGAAGGCGGCGACGGCGGCAGTGGTGGCCCGACGCCGCTGCGCCCCAATGGCGGTCGCGCTGGTTCTGGTCTTGGTGTTGGTGTATTGCTGGCTGTGCTGGTGGGCCTGTGGCTGGCCAGCGGCTTCTTCATCATCCAGGAAGGCCAGACCGGTGTGATCCTGCAGTTCGGCCGCTTCAAGTATCTGGCCACGCCGGGTATCAACTGGCGCCTGCCGTATCCGATCCAATCGCACGAGATCGTCAACCTGTCGGGCGTGCGTACGCTGGAAATCGGCCGCACCACGCAGATCAAGGACACGAACCTGAAGGATTCGTCGATGCTCACGCAGGACGAGAACATCGTCGATGTGCGCTTCTCGGTCCAATACAACATTGAGGACCCGGTCAAGTATCTCTTCTTCAACCGCACGGATCGTGGCGGCGATGAAGAGCTCGTCACGCAAGCCGCTGAAACCTCTGTGCGTGAGATTGTCGGCCGCAACAAGATGGACTCCGTGCTGTACGAAGGGCGCGATGCCGTCGGCCGTAACTTGGCAGAGTCGATTCAGCGCATCCTTGCGGCCTACAACACCGGTATCCGCATCCTTAGCGTTAACGTGCAGAGCGTGCAGCCGCCCGAGCAGGTGCAGGCTGCGTTCGATGACGTGACCAAGGCAGGCCAAGACCGCGAACGCGCGATCTCCGAAGGCCAGGCCTATGCCAACGACGTGGTGCCGCGTGCCAAGGGTACGGCTGCGCGCCTGGTTGAAGAGGCGCAGGGCTACAAGGCGCGTGTCACGGCACGTGCGGAAGGTGACGCGGCTCGCTTTGCCTCCGTGCAGCGTGAGTACGCGAAGGCGCCGCAGGTCACGCGTGACCGCATCTATCTGGAGACCATGCAGGACATCTACGCCAACGCAAACAAGGTGCTGGTCGACCAAAATGGCAACGGCAGCCTGCTGTATCTGCCGCTGGACAAGCTGATCGCGCAGACGCAGGGCGATGCTTCTCGCTCGGCACCTGCCCCGGGCGCTTCACCGCAGGACAGCGGTTCGGCGCAAGGCGTGCCCACGCCCTCCAACCCGTCATCGATGAGTGACGCCGACTCGCGCTCGCGCGAGGCGCTGCGTAACCGCGATCGCGATTCCCGCTAA
- a CDS encoding tetratricopeptide repeat protein has translation MAYDLEEQEQLESLKHWWRDNGNVVTWIAIVVLLAVAGWFGWKNWQRKQAGEASVLYEQVQKAVDGKDAEKIKRAATDMEDKFGGTAYAQMTALAAAKALYEANDAAGAKAQLQWTIDHARDGEYKALAKLRLAGLLLDEKAYDQGLALVSGDVAPAFTALFADRRGDLLAAQNKTEDARTAYKLALEKFGPTDASARQIVQFKLDALGGA, from the coding sequence ATGGCCTACGATCTCGAAGAACAGGAACAACTAGAGAGCCTCAAGCACTGGTGGCGTGACAACGGCAACGTGGTGACGTGGATCGCCATCGTGGTGCTATTGGCCGTGGCTGGCTGGTTTGGCTGGAAGAACTGGCAGCGCAAGCAAGCGGGCGAAGCGTCCGTGCTGTATGAGCAGGTGCAGAAGGCCGTCGACGGTAAGGACGCCGAGAAGATCAAGCGCGCCGCCACCGACATGGAAGACAAGTTTGGCGGAACCGCTTACGCGCAGATGACCGCGCTGGCCGCAGCCAAGGCGCTGTATGAGGCCAACGATGCTGCTGGCGCGAAGGCGCAGTTGCAATGGACGATCGATCACGCGCGCGATGGCGAGTACAAGGCTCTCGCCAAGCTGCGCCTGGCAGGTCTGCTGCTCGACGAGAAAGCCTACGATCAGGGCCTCGCGCTAGTCTCCGGCGACGTTGCTCCGGCGTTTACCGCACTGTTTGCCGACCGTCGTGGTGACCTGCTTGCCGCGCAGAACAAGACCGAAGACGCGCGTACGGCCTACAAGCTGGCGCTCGAGAAGTTCGGTCCGACGGACGCTTCGGCTCGCCAGATCGTGCAGTTCAAGCTGGATGCTCTGGGCGGTGCCTGA
- the der gene encoding ribosome biogenesis GTPase Der, whose product MKPVIALVGRPNVGKSTLFNRLTRSRDALVADIPGLTRDRHYGEGRIGERPFIAIDTGGFEPVAKEGIVAEMAKQTRQAVVEADVVIFIVDGRLGLAPQDRVIADYLRKTGRRILLAVNKAEGMRYTAVASDFYELGLGDPAAISAAHGDGVNDLVAEALDLAFAERPELAEAADAHDHGTRIAIVGRPNVGKSTLVNALIGEERVIAFDMPGTTRDSIYVDFERNGKPYTLIDTAGLRKRGKVFEAIEKFSVVKTLQSIADANVVVLLLDAQQDISDQDAHIAGFIVESGRALVVGVNKWDGLTGHARDRIKHDLERKLQFLSFANVHYVSAKEKTGIGALLKSVDAAYAAAMVKLPTPKLTRVLQEAVEFQQPRRAGVSRPKLRYAHQGGSNPPIVVIHGNALSNIPDTYRRFLEGRFREAFQLKGTPLRIEFRTNKNPYAQSNE is encoded by the coding sequence ATGAAACCAGTCATTGCCCTCGTGGGGCGGCCGAATGTCGGCAAATCGACCCTGTTCAACCGTCTGACGCGCTCGCGCGACGCGCTGGTCGCGGACATCCCCGGCCTGACCCGCGACCGCCACTACGGCGAGGGTCGCATCGGCGAGCGTCCGTTCATCGCGATCGATACCGGCGGCTTCGAGCCCGTCGCCAAAGAGGGCATTGTCGCCGAGATGGCCAAGCAGACGCGCCAGGCCGTGGTCGAGGCCGACGTGGTCATCTTCATCGTCGATGGCCGCCTGGGGCTGGCACCGCAGGATCGCGTGATCGCCGACTATTTGCGCAAGACCGGGCGTCGCATTCTTCTGGCCGTCAACAAGGCCGAGGGCATGCGGTACACCGCAGTCGCCTCCGATTTCTACGAGCTCGGATTGGGCGATCCAGCAGCCATTTCGGCTGCGCATGGCGATGGCGTCAACGACTTGGTGGCGGAAGCACTTGACCTCGCGTTTGCCGAGCGTCCGGAGCTTGCCGAGGCAGCCGATGCGCACGACCACGGTACGCGGATTGCCATCGTTGGTCGCCCAAACGTGGGCAAGTCGACGCTGGTGAACGCGCTGATTGGCGAGGAGCGCGTGATCGCGTTCGACATGCCGGGCACCACGCGCGACTCCATCTATGTGGATTTCGAACGCAACGGCAAGCCGTACACGCTCATCGACACCGCTGGTCTGCGCAAGCGCGGCAAGGTGTTCGAGGCGATCGAGAAATTCTCAGTGGTCAAGACGCTGCAGTCGATTGCAGATGCCAACGTGGTGGTGCTGCTGCTCGATGCGCAGCAGGATATTTCCGACCAGGACGCACATATCGCCGGCTTTATCGTCGAATCGGGCCGTGCGCTGGTGGTTGGCGTGAACAAGTGGGATGGCCTCACGGGCCATGCGCGTGACCGTATCAAACATGATCTGGAGCGCAAGCTGCAGTTCCTGTCGTTCGCGAACGTGCATTACGTCTCGGCCAAGGAAAAGACCGGTATCGGCGCGCTGCTGAAATCGGTGGATGCTGCCTACGCTGCCGCCATGGTCAAGCTGCCGACACCCAAGCTCACCCGCGTGTTGCAGGAGGCGGTCGAATTCCAGCAACCGCGTCGCGCGGGGGTCTCGCGTCCGAAGCTGCGCTATGCGCATCAGGGCGGTTCCAACCCGCCGATTGTCGTGATCCACGGCAATGCGCTGTCGAATATTCCCGACACCTACCGCCGCTTCCTGGAAGGGCGTTTCCGCGAGGCCTTCCAGCTGAAGGGCACCCCGCTGCGAATCGAATTTCGTACGAACAAAAACCCGTACGCCCAATCCAACGAGTGA
- the bamB gene encoding outer membrane protein assembly factor BamB, protein MIHALEQGGLARAARVAVLALAATAVLGGCSLFSSKVKHEPAKLKDVQQVLAVSQAWSVSVGKSGSYVMQPFVWGNNVYVSAANGGVTALDGATGRTVWQGKADVDLTSGPGSDGTLTAVAGEKGTVVAFDEKGAQKWKATVNGEVLTAPLVGQGLVIVRTTDGRILGLDGGSGDRKWIYQRSPSALNLRSSLPMIFAGDNVILGFAGGKLGALAANNGALRWEAAVSYPRGVSEIERLNDVTGSPSIDGQQVCAASFQGRVACFDISTGAPRWGRDFSSPSGVTQDGGSLFAADEKSIVYGFNAQNGADLWKNDALLWRDLGAPLAFGHAVIVGDFEGWVHFLASDSGKFVARVKADGSAISAAPVVVGQTLVVQTRGGGVYGYLPK, encoded by the coding sequence ATGATTCACGCACTTGAGCAGGGTGGTCTCGCGCGCGCAGCGCGTGTCGCAGTGCTGGCACTGGCGGCGACGGCCGTTCTGGGCGGTTGCTCGCTGTTCAGCAGCAAGGTCAAGCATGAACCTGCCAAGCTGAAGGACGTTCAGCAGGTGCTGGCCGTGAGCCAGGCGTGGAGCGTGAGCGTCGGCAAGAGCGGCAGCTACGTGATGCAGCCGTTTGTCTGGGGTAACAACGTCTACGTGTCGGCCGCCAACGGCGGCGTGACGGCACTGGACGGCGCGACCGGCCGCACCGTGTGGCAGGGCAAGGCGGATGTCGACCTGACCTCCGGCCCGGGCAGCGACGGCACACTGACGGCCGTGGCTGGCGAGAAGGGCACCGTCGTCGCATTCGACGAAAAAGGCGCGCAAAAATGGAAGGCGACCGTCAACGGTGAAGTTCTGACCGCTCCGCTGGTCGGCCAAGGTCTGGTGATCGTGCGTACGACCGATGGCCGCATTCTTGGCTTGGACGGCGGCAGTGGCGATCGCAAGTGGATCTATCAACGCTCGCCGTCGGCACTGAACCTGCGTAGCAGCCTGCCGATGATCTTTGCCGGTGACAATGTCATCCTGGGCTTTGCTGGTGGCAAACTGGGCGCGCTGGCAGCCAACAACGGTGCGCTGCGCTGGGAAGCGGCGGTATCGTATCCGCGTGGCGTGTCGGAAATTGAGCGCCTGAACGATGTGACTGGTTCACCGTCGATCGATGGTCAGCAGGTGTGCGCGGCCAGCTTCCAGGGGCGTGTGGCGTGCTTCGATATCAGCACGGGTGCTCCGCGCTGGGGTCGCGATTTCTCTTCGCCGAGCGGCGTGACGCAGGATGGCGGTTCGCTGTTCGCGGCGGATGAGAAGTCGATCGTCTATGGCTTCAATGCCCAGAACGGCGCAGACCTGTGGAAGAACGACGCGCTGCTGTGGCGTGATCTGGGTGCGCCGCTGGCATTTGGTCATGCGGTCATCGTTGGCGATTTCGAAGGCTGGGTGCACTTCCTGGCGAGCGACAGCGGTAAGTTTGTCGCCCGCGTGAAGGCAGACGGCAGCGCCATCAGCGCGGCGCCGGTGGTGGTCGGCCAGACGCTCGTCGTGCAGACGCGCGGCGGTGGCGTCTACGGCTACCTGCCGAAGTAA